Proteins from one Scylla paramamosain isolate STU-SP2022 chromosome 3, ASM3559412v1, whole genome shotgun sequence genomic window:
- the LOC135088940 gene encoding uncharacterized protein LOC135088940 isoform X1 has product MVTLRLAEPSKRKHLGRLPPRMKGGETMQELLADMNTIMSKKRPTRTQLPQSMSSAMETMIEAARQNATAAKGLSDFAKLKVDEKLLKVSSSNVPKDILPEGYEGVIHDIKVSGHHADDKIYSNNSDIRQKIPRGTTLLDLKKGSGEETIQDVLIYANRKFTGDIGDEDDIQQPESNEWKKYFLKDQEKAKQVVCMKKINGEAAHFSAREIDGKFYIITGSKNVHMIIKEKEDIDKYTGDRFTVAKVVARCVWDTLHALEEKHFMFLLKFLDLTKCTAICELLQPENQHIMNLSNLERPLLYVIGFTPPAGDESWRSLIALPPHHTLDLLSGLGLTVPGYTVIPVEDVQRYREEIRNGKHGYHEEGEVLYFLSEDEETIGLVKAKTVWYIMLRALREKVVYSFHTSRRRQQQNIDECISSCHKRFDEIQNWLLFSSTFLKKWKTLAKFFILWMAEEVQKGEVAAENIRPQYPIMWEKFLKVESQTDQVDLQYQDMHKADN; this is encoded by the exons atggttacCCTTCGTTTAGCAGAACCATCTAAGCGCAAACATCTTGGAAGACTTCCACCACGG ATGAAGGGCGGGGAAACAATGCAGGAGCTCTTGGCTGACATGAACACCATTATGTCTAAGAAACGGCCAACTAGAACCCAGCTTCCCCAATCCATGTCATCGGCAATGGAGACGATGATCGAGGCTGCCCGCCAGAACGCCACAGCTGCCAAGGG ATTGAGTGATTTTGCAAAACTGAAGGTTGATGAGAAATTATTGAAGGTATCCAGTTCAAATGTTCCTAAAGACATCCTTCCTGAGGGCTATGAAGGTGTCATTCATGATATAAAGGTCAGCGGGCATCATGCTGATGACAAGATCTACAGTAACAACTCAGACATTCGACAGAAG ATCCCACGAGGCACAACCTTGTTGGACCTGAAGAAAGGTAGTGGAGAAGAGACCATTCAAGATGTTTTGATTTATGCAAATCGAAAGTTCACAGGAGACATTGGTGATGAAGATGACATTCAGCAACCAGAAAGCAATGAATGGAAAAAGTATTTTCTCAAGGATCAAGAGAAGGCCAAACAGGTTGTCTGCATGAAAAAGATCAATGGGGAAGCAGCACACTTCAGTGCAAG agagatagatggaaagTTTTACATCATAACTGGGAGCAAGAATGTTCACATGATTatcaaagagaaggaggacattGATAAATATACTGGGGACCGGTTCACTGTTGCCaag GTTGTGGCTAGATGTGTATGGGATACTCTTCATGCGCTAGAAGAGAAACATTTTATGTTTTTGCTGAAATTCCTTGACCTCACCAAATGCACAGCCATTTGTGAGCTTCTTCAGCCTGAGAACCAGCATATAATGAACCTCAGCAATCTGGAAAGACCACTTCTCTATGTGATAGGCTTCACACCCCCAGCTGGTGATGAAAGCTGGAGAAGTCTTATTGCTCTTCCTCCCCACCACACCCTAGATCTTCTCTCGGGCCTTGGCCTCACCGTCCCAGGCTACACAGTCATCCCAGTAGAGGATGTGCAGAGATATAGAGAAGAG ATCCGGAATGGGAAACATGGTTAccatgaagaaggagaagtacTCTATTTCCTTAGTGAGGATGAAGAGACGATTGGGCTAGTTAAAGCCAAGACTGTGTGGTATATAATGCTGCGAGCACTGAGGGAGAAAGTGGTGTATAGCTTCCACACTTCTCGTCGGCGACAGCAGCAGAACATAGATGAATGCATCAGCTCTTGCCACAAGAGATTTGATGAGATACAGAATTGGCTATTGTTCTCCAGCACTTTTTTGAAGAAGTGGAAG acaCTTGCAAAATTCTTCATTTTGTGGATGGCAGAAGAAGTTCAAAAGGGGGAAGTGGCAGCAGAGAATATTCGTCCACAGTATCCAATAATGTGGGAAAAGTTTCTTAAGGTGGAAAGCCAGACAGACCAAGTGGACCTGCAGTACCAAGATATGCATAAGGCAGATAATTGA
- the LOC135088940 gene encoding uncharacterized protein LOC135088940 isoform X2, whose protein sequence is MKGGETMQELLADMNTIMSKKRPTRTQLPQSMSSAMETMIEAARQNATAAKGLSDFAKLKVDEKLLKVSSSNVPKDILPEGYEGVIHDIKVSGHHADDKIYSNNSDIRQKIPRGTTLLDLKKGSGEETIQDVLIYANRKFTGDIGDEDDIQQPESNEWKKYFLKDQEKAKQVVCMKKINGEAAHFSAREIDGKFYIITGSKNVHMIIKEKEDIDKYTGDRFTVAKVVARCVWDTLHALEEKHFMFLLKFLDLTKCTAICELLQPENQHIMNLSNLERPLLYVIGFTPPAGDESWRSLIALPPHHTLDLLSGLGLTVPGYTVIPVEDVQRYREEIRNGKHGYHEEGEVLYFLSEDEETIGLVKAKTVWYIMLRALREKVVYSFHTSRRRQQQNIDECISSCHKRFDEIQNWLLFSSTFLKKWKTLAKFFILWMAEEVQKGEVAAENIRPQYPIMWEKFLKVESQTDQVDLQYQDMHKADN, encoded by the exons ATGAAGGGCGGGGAAACAATGCAGGAGCTCTTGGCTGACATGAACACCATTATGTCTAAGAAACGGCCAACTAGAACCCAGCTTCCCCAATCCATGTCATCGGCAATGGAGACGATGATCGAGGCTGCCCGCCAGAACGCCACAGCTGCCAAGGG ATTGAGTGATTTTGCAAAACTGAAGGTTGATGAGAAATTATTGAAGGTATCCAGTTCAAATGTTCCTAAAGACATCCTTCCTGAGGGCTATGAAGGTGTCATTCATGATATAAAGGTCAGCGGGCATCATGCTGATGACAAGATCTACAGTAACAACTCAGACATTCGACAGAAG ATCCCACGAGGCACAACCTTGTTGGACCTGAAGAAAGGTAGTGGAGAAGAGACCATTCAAGATGTTTTGATTTATGCAAATCGAAAGTTCACAGGAGACATTGGTGATGAAGATGACATTCAGCAACCAGAAAGCAATGAATGGAAAAAGTATTTTCTCAAGGATCAAGAGAAGGCCAAACAGGTTGTCTGCATGAAAAAGATCAATGGGGAAGCAGCACACTTCAGTGCAAG agagatagatggaaagTTTTACATCATAACTGGGAGCAAGAATGTTCACATGATTatcaaagagaaggaggacattGATAAATATACTGGGGACCGGTTCACTGTTGCCaag GTTGTGGCTAGATGTGTATGGGATACTCTTCATGCGCTAGAAGAGAAACATTTTATGTTTTTGCTGAAATTCCTTGACCTCACCAAATGCACAGCCATTTGTGAGCTTCTTCAGCCTGAGAACCAGCATATAATGAACCTCAGCAATCTGGAAAGACCACTTCTCTATGTGATAGGCTTCACACCCCCAGCTGGTGATGAAAGCTGGAGAAGTCTTATTGCTCTTCCTCCCCACCACACCCTAGATCTTCTCTCGGGCCTTGGCCTCACCGTCCCAGGCTACACAGTCATCCCAGTAGAGGATGTGCAGAGATATAGAGAAGAG ATCCGGAATGGGAAACATGGTTAccatgaagaaggagaagtacTCTATTTCCTTAGTGAGGATGAAGAGACGATTGGGCTAGTTAAAGCCAAGACTGTGTGGTATATAATGCTGCGAGCACTGAGGGAGAAAGTGGTGTATAGCTTCCACACTTCTCGTCGGCGACAGCAGCAGAACATAGATGAATGCATCAGCTCTTGCCACAAGAGATTTGATGAGATACAGAATTGGCTATTGTTCTCCAGCACTTTTTTGAAGAAGTGGAAG acaCTTGCAAAATTCTTCATTTTGTGGATGGCAGAAGAAGTTCAAAAGGGGGAAGTGGCAGCAGAGAATATTCGTCCACAGTATCCAATAATGTGGGAAAAGTTTCTTAAGGTGGAAAGCCAGACAGACCAAGTGGACCTGCAGTACCAAGATATGCATAAGGCAGATAATTGA